From Pseudopipra pipra isolate bDixPip1 chromosome 9, bDixPip1.hap1, whole genome shotgun sequence, a single genomic window includes:
- the WDR47 gene encoding WD repeat-containing protein 47 isoform X6, whose translation MRARRGAVRRGGCSEPGGAGFWVETCVKRKNVLEQVGAAIMTAEETVNVKEAEIIKLILDFLNSRKLHISMLALEKESGVINGLFSDDMLFLRQLILDGQWDEVLQFIQPLECMEKFDKKRFRYIIMKQKFLEALCVNNAMSAEDEPQHLEFTMREAVQCLHALEEYCPSKEDYSKLCLLLTLPRLTNHAEFKDWNPSTARVHCFEEACVMVAEFIPADRKLSEAGFKASNNRLFQLVMKGLLYECCVEFCQSKATGEEITESEVLLGIDLLCGNGCDDLDLSLLSWLQNLPATVFSCAFEQKMLNIHVDKLLKPTKAAYADLLTPLISKLSPYPSSPMRRPQSADAYMTRSLNPALDGLSCGLTNHDKRVTDLGTKTSPMSHSFANFHYPGVQNLSRSLMLENTECHSIFEESPERDTPVEQQRPIGSEALCQGSVPENEPLNAAQSQGSAKQEKNELRDSTEQFQEYYRQRLRYQQHLEQKEQQRQLYQQMLLEGGVNQEDGADQQQNLTEQFLNRSIQKLGELNMGMDSLGNDVQALSQQCNGSKGNASTNPASNFTSPPSDGSQRIASDSPNVNTSTPRKCGSANQIPFPEESPVQGNQTSVSAHAVTQPQLEDALGNLAKARGDEDDKSKKQFICINTLEDTQAVRAVAFHPSGSLYAVGSNSKTLRVCAYPEVIDPSAYNTPKQPVVRFKRNKHHKGSIYCVAWSPCGQLLATGSNDKYVKVLPFNAETCNATGPDLEFSMHDGTIRDLAFMEGPESGGAILISAGAGDCNIYTTDCQRGQGLHALSGHTGHILALYTWSGWMIASGSQDKTVRFWDLRVPSCVRVVGTTFHGTGSAVASVAVDPSGRLLATGQEDSSCMLYDIRGGRMVQSYHPHSSDVRSVRFSPGAHYLLTGSYDMKIKVTDLQGDLTKQLPLMVVGEHKDKVIQCRWHTQDLSFLSSSADRTVTLWTYNG comes from the exons GCAGTTGATTCTTGATGGTCAGTGGGATGAGGTTCTTCAATTCATTCAGCCTCTTGAATGTATGGAAAAATTCGACAAGAAAAG ATTTCGATACATTATAATGAAGCAGAAGTTCTTGGAAGCCTTATGTGTAAACAATGCGATGTCAGCAGAAGATGAGCCTCAGCAT CTGGAGTTCACAATGCGAGAGGCAGTGCAGTGCCTGCACGCGCTGGAGGAGTATTGTCCCTCCAAGGAAGACTACAGCAAACTCTGCCTGCTGCTGACACTGCCCCGCCTGACCAACCACGCCGAGTTCAAGGACTGGAATCCCAGCACTGCTCGGGTGCACTGCTTTGAGGAAGCCTGTGTCATGGTGGCGGAGTTCATCCCAGCCGACAGGAAGCTGAGCGAGGCCGGCTTCAAAGCAAGTAACAACCGATTGTTCCAGCTTGTCATGAAGGGATTGCTTTATGAATGTTGTGTGGAATTCTGTCAGAGTAAAGCAACAGgagaagaaatcacagaaagtGAAGTATTGCTGGGCATTGATCTCTTGTGTGGCAATGGGTGTGACGACTTGGACCTTAGCTTATTGTCGTGGCTGCAGAACCTGCCAGCTACTGTGTTTTCTTGTGCTTTTGAACAAAAGATGCTTAATATTCATGTTGATAAACTCCTCAAGCCTACAAAAGCTGCGTATGCTGATCTTTTGACACCTCTTATCAGCAAACTTTCTCCTTACCCATCGTCCCCAATGAGAAGGCCTCAGTCAGCAGACGCTTACATGACCCGCTCCTTAAACCCTGCCTTAGATGGGCTGTCCTGTGGATTAACAAACCACGATAAGCGGGTCACAGACCTCGGGACCAAAACTTCTCCAATGTCGCACTCCTTTGCTAATTTCCATTACCCAGGAGTACAGAATCTCAGCAGGAGCCTCATGCTTGAGAATACTGAGTGTCACAGCATTTTTGAAGAGTCACCTGAGCG TGATACTCCTGTGGAGCAACAGCGTCCCATCGGCAGTGAGGCTTTGTGCCAAGGTTCAGTCCCAGAAAATGAACCACTCAATGCAGCACAGAGTCAGGGATCagccaaacaagaaaaaaatgag CTTCGTGATTCAACAGAGCAGTTTCAGGAATATTACAGACAAAGACTACGTTACCAGCAGCACTTAGAACAGAAGGAACAACAACGACAGTTGTACCAGCAAATGTTGTTGGAAGGAGGAGTAAATCAAGAAGATGGAGCTGACCAGCAACAGAATCTTACTGAACAGTTTCTTAACAG ATCTATCCAGAAACTAGGAGAATTAAATATGGGTATGGACAGTCTTGGAAATGATGTACAAGCACTTAGCCAGCAATGTAATGGGAGCAAAGGGAATGCATCTACCAATCCAGCAAGTAACTTCACATCACCACCCTCAGATGGCAGTCAGAGGATAGCAAGTGATAGCCCAAATGTTAATACAAGCACTCCTCGAAAGTGTGGATCAGCCAATCAGATCCCCTTTCCTGAAGAGTCACCTGTACAGGGGAACCAAAC CAGTGTATCAGCACATGCTGTCACTCAGCCACAGCTGGAAGACGCTTTGGGGAATTTAGCTAAGGCAAGAGGTGATGAG GATGACAAATCAAAAAAGCAATTCATTTGCATCAATACTCTAGAAGACACACAGGCTGTCAGAGCTGTAGCCTTTCATCCCAGTGGGAGTTTATATGCTGTTGGCTCCAACTCTAAAACTTTGAGAGTTTGTGCCTATCCAGAAGTAATTGACCCAAG tGCTTATAATACTCCTAAACAACCTGTAGTTCGCTTCAAAAGGAATAAGCATCATAAAGGATCAATCTACTGTGTAGCCTGGAGTCCCTGTGGACAGCTGTTAGCTACTGGTTCTAATGATAAATATGTGAAAGTCCTGCCTTTTAATGCAGAAACTTGTAATGCAACAG gaCCAGATTTGGAATTCAGCATGCACGATGGGACAATCAGAGACCTTGCTTTCATGGAAGGCCCAGAAAGTGGTGGTGCTATTTTAAtaagtgctggagcaggggactGCAATATTTACACAACAGATTGTCAGCGAGGACAAGGCCTGCATGCCCTGAGTGGTCACACTG GTCATATTTTAGCACTTTATACATGGAGTGGCTGGATGATTGCATCTGGATCCCAAGACAAGACTGTAAGATTTTGGGATTTGAGAGTGCCAAGCTGTGTTCGTGTTGTGGGAACAACGTTTCATGGAACAG gcAGTGCTGTAGCCTCAGTAGCTGTTGATCCCAGCGGGCGACTCCTGGCTACAGGCCAGGAGGACTCCAGCTGTATGTTGTACGACATCCGGGGGGGTCGGATGGTGCAGAGCTACCACCCCCACTCCAGCGACGTTCGCTCCGTTCGCTTCTCCCCGGGGGCTCACTACTTGCTCACGGGGTCATACGATATGAAGATCAAGGTGACAGACTTGCAAG GGGACCTCACGAAGCAGCTTCCTCTGATGGTGGTAGGAGAGCACAAGGACAAAGTTATCCAGTGCAGGTGGCACACGCAAGATCTTTCCTTCTTGTCGTCGTCTGCAGACAGGACTGTAACCCTTTGGACCTACAATGGTTAG
- the WDR47 gene encoding WD repeat-containing protein 47 isoform X3 has product MIEGTSEMEPVGTDRAPSPPWALCGQNSGVASGQARESYAAIMTAEETVNVKEAEIIKLILDFLNSRKLHISMLALEKESGVINGLFSDDMLFLRQLILDGQWDEVLQFIQPLECMEKFDKKRFRYIIMKQKFLEALCVNNAMSAEDEPQHLEFTMREAVQCLHALEEYCPSKEDYSKLCLLLTLPRLTNHAEFKDWNPSTARVHCFEEACVMVAEFIPADRKLSEAGFKASNNRLFQLVMKGLLYECCVEFCQSKATGEEITESEVLLGIDLLCGNGCDDLDLSLLSWLQNLPATVFSCAFEQKMLNIHVDKLLKPTKAAYADLLTPLISKLSPYPSSPMRRPQSADAYMTRSLNPALDGLSCGLTNHDKRVTDLGTKTSPMSHSFANFHYPGVQNLSRSLMLENTECHSIFEESPERDTPVEQQRPIGSEALCQGSVPENEPLNAAQSQGSAKQEKNEVLRDSTEQFQEYYRQRLRYQQHLEQKEQQRQLYQQMLLEGGVNQEDGADQQQNLTEQFLNRSIQKLGELNMGMDSLGNDVQALSQQCNGSKGNASTNPASNFTSPPSDGSQRIASDSPNVNTSTPRKCGSANQIPFPEESPVQGNQTVSAHAVTQPQLEDALGNLAKARGDEDDKSKKQFICINTLEDTQAVRAVAFHPSGSLYAVGSNSKTLRVCAYPEVIDPSAYNTPKQPVVRFKRNKHHKGSIYCVAWSPCGQLLATGSNDKYVKVLPFNAETCNATGPDLEFSMHDGTIRDLAFMEGPESGGAILISAGAGDCNIYTTDCQRGQGLHALSGHTGHILALYTWSGWMIASGSQDKTVRFWDLRVPSCVRVVGTTFHGTGSAVASVAVDPSGRLLATGQEDSSCMLYDIRGGRMVQSYHPHSSDVRSVRFSPGAHYLLTGSYDMKIKVTDLQGDLTKQLPLMVVGEHKDKVIQCRWHTQDLSFLSSSADRTVTLWTYNG; this is encoded by the exons GCAGTTGATTCTTGATGGTCAGTGGGATGAGGTTCTTCAATTCATTCAGCCTCTTGAATGTATGGAAAAATTCGACAAGAAAAG ATTTCGATACATTATAATGAAGCAGAAGTTCTTGGAAGCCTTATGTGTAAACAATGCGATGTCAGCAGAAGATGAGCCTCAGCAT CTGGAGTTCACAATGCGAGAGGCAGTGCAGTGCCTGCACGCGCTGGAGGAGTATTGTCCCTCCAAGGAAGACTACAGCAAACTCTGCCTGCTGCTGACACTGCCCCGCCTGACCAACCACGCCGAGTTCAAGGACTGGAATCCCAGCACTGCTCGGGTGCACTGCTTTGAGGAAGCCTGTGTCATGGTGGCGGAGTTCATCCCAGCCGACAGGAAGCTGAGCGAGGCCGGCTTCAAAGCAAGTAACAACCGATTGTTCCAGCTTGTCATGAAGGGATTGCTTTATGAATGTTGTGTGGAATTCTGTCAGAGTAAAGCAACAGgagaagaaatcacagaaagtGAAGTATTGCTGGGCATTGATCTCTTGTGTGGCAATGGGTGTGACGACTTGGACCTTAGCTTATTGTCGTGGCTGCAGAACCTGCCAGCTACTGTGTTTTCTTGTGCTTTTGAACAAAAGATGCTTAATATTCATGTTGATAAACTCCTCAAGCCTACAAAAGCTGCGTATGCTGATCTTTTGACACCTCTTATCAGCAAACTTTCTCCTTACCCATCGTCCCCAATGAGAAGGCCTCAGTCAGCAGACGCTTACATGACCCGCTCCTTAAACCCTGCCTTAGATGGGCTGTCCTGTGGATTAACAAACCACGATAAGCGGGTCACAGACCTCGGGACCAAAACTTCTCCAATGTCGCACTCCTTTGCTAATTTCCATTACCCAGGAGTACAGAATCTCAGCAGGAGCCTCATGCTTGAGAATACTGAGTGTCACAGCATTTTTGAAGAGTCACCTGAGCG TGATACTCCTGTGGAGCAACAGCGTCCCATCGGCAGTGAGGCTTTGTGCCAAGGTTCAGTCCCAGAAAATGAACCACTCAATGCAGCACAGAGTCAGGGATCagccaaacaagaaaaaaatgaggta CTTCGTGATTCAACAGAGCAGTTTCAGGAATATTACAGACAAAGACTACGTTACCAGCAGCACTTAGAACAGAAGGAACAACAACGACAGTTGTACCAGCAAATGTTGTTGGAAGGAGGAGTAAATCAAGAAGATGGAGCTGACCAGCAACAGAATCTTACTGAACAGTTTCTTAACAG ATCTATCCAGAAACTAGGAGAATTAAATATGGGTATGGACAGTCTTGGAAATGATGTACAAGCACTTAGCCAGCAATGTAATGGGAGCAAAGGGAATGCATCTACCAATCCAGCAAGTAACTTCACATCACCACCCTCAGATGGCAGTCAGAGGATAGCAAGTGATAGCCCAAATGTTAATACAAGCACTCCTCGAAAGTGTGGATCAGCCAATCAGATCCCCTTTCCTGAAGAGTCACCTGTACAGGGGAACCAAAC TGTATCAGCACATGCTGTCACTCAGCCACAGCTGGAAGACGCTTTGGGGAATTTAGCTAAGGCAAGAGGTGATGAG GATGACAAATCAAAAAAGCAATTCATTTGCATCAATACTCTAGAAGACACACAGGCTGTCAGAGCTGTAGCCTTTCATCCCAGTGGGAGTTTATATGCTGTTGGCTCCAACTCTAAAACTTTGAGAGTTTGTGCCTATCCAGAAGTAATTGACCCAAG tGCTTATAATACTCCTAAACAACCTGTAGTTCGCTTCAAAAGGAATAAGCATCATAAAGGATCAATCTACTGTGTAGCCTGGAGTCCCTGTGGACAGCTGTTAGCTACTGGTTCTAATGATAAATATGTGAAAGTCCTGCCTTTTAATGCAGAAACTTGTAATGCAACAG gaCCAGATTTGGAATTCAGCATGCACGATGGGACAATCAGAGACCTTGCTTTCATGGAAGGCCCAGAAAGTGGTGGTGCTATTTTAAtaagtgctggagcaggggactGCAATATTTACACAACAGATTGTCAGCGAGGACAAGGCCTGCATGCCCTGAGTGGTCACACTG GTCATATTTTAGCACTTTATACATGGAGTGGCTGGATGATTGCATCTGGATCCCAAGACAAGACTGTAAGATTTTGGGATTTGAGAGTGCCAAGCTGTGTTCGTGTTGTGGGAACAACGTTTCATGGAACAG gcAGTGCTGTAGCCTCAGTAGCTGTTGATCCCAGCGGGCGACTCCTGGCTACAGGCCAGGAGGACTCCAGCTGTATGTTGTACGACATCCGGGGGGGTCGGATGGTGCAGAGCTACCACCCCCACTCCAGCGACGTTCGCTCCGTTCGCTTCTCCCCGGGGGCTCACTACTTGCTCACGGGGTCATACGATATGAAGATCAAGGTGACAGACTTGCAAG GGGACCTCACGAAGCAGCTTCCTCTGATGGTGGTAGGAGAGCACAAGGACAAAGTTATCCAGTGCAGGTGGCACACGCAAGATCTTTCCTTCTTGTCGTCGTCTGCAGACAGGACTGTAACCCTTTGGACCTACAATGGTTAG
- the WDR47 gene encoding WD repeat-containing protein 47 isoform X2, whose amino-acid sequence MIEGTSEMEPVGTDRAPSPPWALCGQNSGVASGQARESYAAIMTAEETVNVKEAEIIKLILDFLNSRKLHISMLALEKESGVINGLFSDDMLFLRQLILDGQWDEVLQFIQPLECMEKFDKKRFRYIIMKQKFLEALCVNNAMSAEDEPQHLEFTMREAVQCLHALEEYCPSKEDYSKLCLLLTLPRLTNHAEFKDWNPSTARVHCFEEACVMVAEFIPADRKLSEAGFKASNNRLFQLVMKGLLYECCVEFCQSKATGEEITESEVLLGIDLLCGNGCDDLDLSLLSWLQNLPATVFSCAFEQKMLNIHVDKLLKPTKAAYADLLTPLISKLSPYPSSPMRRPQSADAYMTRSLNPALDGLSCGLTNHDKRVTDLGTKTSPMSHSFANFHYPGVQNLSRSLMLENTECHSIFEESPERDTPVEQQRPIGSEALCQGSVPENEPLNAAQSQGSAKQEKNELRDSTEQFQEYYRQRLRYQQHLEQKEQQRQLYQQMLLEGGVNQEDGADQQQNLTEQFLNRSIQKLGELNMGMDSLGNDVQALSQQCNGSKGNASTNPASNFTSPPSDGSQRIASDSPNVNTSTPRKCGSANQIPFPEESPVQGNQTSVSAHAVTQPQLEDALGNLAKARGDEDDKSKKQFICINTLEDTQAVRAVAFHPSGSLYAVGSNSKTLRVCAYPEVIDPSAYNTPKQPVVRFKRNKHHKGSIYCVAWSPCGQLLATGSNDKYVKVLPFNAETCNATGPDLEFSMHDGTIRDLAFMEGPESGGAILISAGAGDCNIYTTDCQRGQGLHALSGHTGHILALYTWSGWMIASGSQDKTVRFWDLRVPSCVRVVGTTFHGTGSAVASVAVDPSGRLLATGQEDSSCMLYDIRGGRMVQSYHPHSSDVRSVRFSPGAHYLLTGSYDMKIKVTDLQGDLTKQLPLMVVGEHKDKVIQCRWHTQDLSFLSSSADRTVTLWTYNG is encoded by the exons GCAGTTGATTCTTGATGGTCAGTGGGATGAGGTTCTTCAATTCATTCAGCCTCTTGAATGTATGGAAAAATTCGACAAGAAAAG ATTTCGATACATTATAATGAAGCAGAAGTTCTTGGAAGCCTTATGTGTAAACAATGCGATGTCAGCAGAAGATGAGCCTCAGCAT CTGGAGTTCACAATGCGAGAGGCAGTGCAGTGCCTGCACGCGCTGGAGGAGTATTGTCCCTCCAAGGAAGACTACAGCAAACTCTGCCTGCTGCTGACACTGCCCCGCCTGACCAACCACGCCGAGTTCAAGGACTGGAATCCCAGCACTGCTCGGGTGCACTGCTTTGAGGAAGCCTGTGTCATGGTGGCGGAGTTCATCCCAGCCGACAGGAAGCTGAGCGAGGCCGGCTTCAAAGCAAGTAACAACCGATTGTTCCAGCTTGTCATGAAGGGATTGCTTTATGAATGTTGTGTGGAATTCTGTCAGAGTAAAGCAACAGgagaagaaatcacagaaagtGAAGTATTGCTGGGCATTGATCTCTTGTGTGGCAATGGGTGTGACGACTTGGACCTTAGCTTATTGTCGTGGCTGCAGAACCTGCCAGCTACTGTGTTTTCTTGTGCTTTTGAACAAAAGATGCTTAATATTCATGTTGATAAACTCCTCAAGCCTACAAAAGCTGCGTATGCTGATCTTTTGACACCTCTTATCAGCAAACTTTCTCCTTACCCATCGTCCCCAATGAGAAGGCCTCAGTCAGCAGACGCTTACATGACCCGCTCCTTAAACCCTGCCTTAGATGGGCTGTCCTGTGGATTAACAAACCACGATAAGCGGGTCACAGACCTCGGGACCAAAACTTCTCCAATGTCGCACTCCTTTGCTAATTTCCATTACCCAGGAGTACAGAATCTCAGCAGGAGCCTCATGCTTGAGAATACTGAGTGTCACAGCATTTTTGAAGAGTCACCTGAGCG TGATACTCCTGTGGAGCAACAGCGTCCCATCGGCAGTGAGGCTTTGTGCCAAGGTTCAGTCCCAGAAAATGAACCACTCAATGCAGCACAGAGTCAGGGATCagccaaacaagaaaaaaatgag CTTCGTGATTCAACAGAGCAGTTTCAGGAATATTACAGACAAAGACTACGTTACCAGCAGCACTTAGAACAGAAGGAACAACAACGACAGTTGTACCAGCAAATGTTGTTGGAAGGAGGAGTAAATCAAGAAGATGGAGCTGACCAGCAACAGAATCTTACTGAACAGTTTCTTAACAG ATCTATCCAGAAACTAGGAGAATTAAATATGGGTATGGACAGTCTTGGAAATGATGTACAAGCACTTAGCCAGCAATGTAATGGGAGCAAAGGGAATGCATCTACCAATCCAGCAAGTAACTTCACATCACCACCCTCAGATGGCAGTCAGAGGATAGCAAGTGATAGCCCAAATGTTAATACAAGCACTCCTCGAAAGTGTGGATCAGCCAATCAGATCCCCTTTCCTGAAGAGTCACCTGTACAGGGGAACCAAAC CAGTGTATCAGCACATGCTGTCACTCAGCCACAGCTGGAAGACGCTTTGGGGAATTTAGCTAAGGCAAGAGGTGATGAG GATGACAAATCAAAAAAGCAATTCATTTGCATCAATACTCTAGAAGACACACAGGCTGTCAGAGCTGTAGCCTTTCATCCCAGTGGGAGTTTATATGCTGTTGGCTCCAACTCTAAAACTTTGAGAGTTTGTGCCTATCCAGAAGTAATTGACCCAAG tGCTTATAATACTCCTAAACAACCTGTAGTTCGCTTCAAAAGGAATAAGCATCATAAAGGATCAATCTACTGTGTAGCCTGGAGTCCCTGTGGACAGCTGTTAGCTACTGGTTCTAATGATAAATATGTGAAAGTCCTGCCTTTTAATGCAGAAACTTGTAATGCAACAG gaCCAGATTTGGAATTCAGCATGCACGATGGGACAATCAGAGACCTTGCTTTCATGGAAGGCCCAGAAAGTGGTGGTGCTATTTTAAtaagtgctggagcaggggactGCAATATTTACACAACAGATTGTCAGCGAGGACAAGGCCTGCATGCCCTGAGTGGTCACACTG GTCATATTTTAGCACTTTATACATGGAGTGGCTGGATGATTGCATCTGGATCCCAAGACAAGACTGTAAGATTTTGGGATTTGAGAGTGCCAAGCTGTGTTCGTGTTGTGGGAACAACGTTTCATGGAACAG gcAGTGCTGTAGCCTCAGTAGCTGTTGATCCCAGCGGGCGACTCCTGGCTACAGGCCAGGAGGACTCCAGCTGTATGTTGTACGACATCCGGGGGGGTCGGATGGTGCAGAGCTACCACCCCCACTCCAGCGACGTTCGCTCCGTTCGCTTCTCCCCGGGGGCTCACTACTTGCTCACGGGGTCATACGATATGAAGATCAAGGTGACAGACTTGCAAG GGGACCTCACGAAGCAGCTTCCTCTGATGGTGGTAGGAGAGCACAAGGACAAAGTTATCCAGTGCAGGTGGCACACGCAAGATCTTTCCTTCTTGTCGTCGTCTGCAGACAGGACTGTAACCCTTTGGACCTACAATGGTTAG
- the WDR47 gene encoding WD repeat-containing protein 47 isoform X4, which produces MIEGTSEMEPVGTDRAPSPPWALCGQNSGVASGQARESYAAIMTAEETVNVKEAEIIKLILDFLNSRKLHISMLALEKESGVINGLFSDDMLFLRQLILDGQWDEVLQFIQPLECMEKFDKKRFRYIIMKQKFLEALCVNNAMSAEDEPQHLEFTMREAVQCLHALEEYCPSKEDYSKLCLLLTLPRLTNHAEFKDWNPSTARVHCFEEACVMVAEFIPADRKLSEAGFKASNNRLFQLVMKGLLYECCVEFCQSKATGEEITESEVLLGIDLLCGNGCDDLDLSLLSWLQNLPATVFSCAFEQKMLNIHVDKLLKPTKAAYADLLTPLISKLSPYPSSPMRRPQSADAYMTRSLNPALDGLSCGLTNHDKRVTDLGTKTSPMSHSFANFHYPGVQNLSRSLMLENTECHSIFEESPERDTPVEQQRPIGSEALCQGSVPENEPLNAAQSQGSAKQEKNELRDSTEQFQEYYRQRLRYQQHLEQKEQQRQLYQQMLLEGGVNQEDGADQQQNLTEQFLNRSIQKLGELNMGMDSLGNDVQALSQQCNGSKGNASTNPASNFTSPPSDGSQRIASDSPNVNTSTPRKCGSANQIPFPEESPVQGNQTVSAHAVTQPQLEDALGNLAKARGDEDDKSKKQFICINTLEDTQAVRAVAFHPSGSLYAVGSNSKTLRVCAYPEVIDPSAYNTPKQPVVRFKRNKHHKGSIYCVAWSPCGQLLATGSNDKYVKVLPFNAETCNATGPDLEFSMHDGTIRDLAFMEGPESGGAILISAGAGDCNIYTTDCQRGQGLHALSGHTGHILALYTWSGWMIASGSQDKTVRFWDLRVPSCVRVVGTTFHGTGSAVASVAVDPSGRLLATGQEDSSCMLYDIRGGRMVQSYHPHSSDVRSVRFSPGAHYLLTGSYDMKIKVTDLQGDLTKQLPLMVVGEHKDKVIQCRWHTQDLSFLSSSADRTVTLWTYNG; this is translated from the exons GCAGTTGATTCTTGATGGTCAGTGGGATGAGGTTCTTCAATTCATTCAGCCTCTTGAATGTATGGAAAAATTCGACAAGAAAAG ATTTCGATACATTATAATGAAGCAGAAGTTCTTGGAAGCCTTATGTGTAAACAATGCGATGTCAGCAGAAGATGAGCCTCAGCAT CTGGAGTTCACAATGCGAGAGGCAGTGCAGTGCCTGCACGCGCTGGAGGAGTATTGTCCCTCCAAGGAAGACTACAGCAAACTCTGCCTGCTGCTGACACTGCCCCGCCTGACCAACCACGCCGAGTTCAAGGACTGGAATCCCAGCACTGCTCGGGTGCACTGCTTTGAGGAAGCCTGTGTCATGGTGGCGGAGTTCATCCCAGCCGACAGGAAGCTGAGCGAGGCCGGCTTCAAAGCAAGTAACAACCGATTGTTCCAGCTTGTCATGAAGGGATTGCTTTATGAATGTTGTGTGGAATTCTGTCAGAGTAAAGCAACAGgagaagaaatcacagaaagtGAAGTATTGCTGGGCATTGATCTCTTGTGTGGCAATGGGTGTGACGACTTGGACCTTAGCTTATTGTCGTGGCTGCAGAACCTGCCAGCTACTGTGTTTTCTTGTGCTTTTGAACAAAAGATGCTTAATATTCATGTTGATAAACTCCTCAAGCCTACAAAAGCTGCGTATGCTGATCTTTTGACACCTCTTATCAGCAAACTTTCTCCTTACCCATCGTCCCCAATGAGAAGGCCTCAGTCAGCAGACGCTTACATGACCCGCTCCTTAAACCCTGCCTTAGATGGGCTGTCCTGTGGATTAACAAACCACGATAAGCGGGTCACAGACCTCGGGACCAAAACTTCTCCAATGTCGCACTCCTTTGCTAATTTCCATTACCCAGGAGTACAGAATCTCAGCAGGAGCCTCATGCTTGAGAATACTGAGTGTCACAGCATTTTTGAAGAGTCACCTGAGCG TGATACTCCTGTGGAGCAACAGCGTCCCATCGGCAGTGAGGCTTTGTGCCAAGGTTCAGTCCCAGAAAATGAACCACTCAATGCAGCACAGAGTCAGGGATCagccaaacaagaaaaaaatgag CTTCGTGATTCAACAGAGCAGTTTCAGGAATATTACAGACAAAGACTACGTTACCAGCAGCACTTAGAACAGAAGGAACAACAACGACAGTTGTACCAGCAAATGTTGTTGGAAGGAGGAGTAAATCAAGAAGATGGAGCTGACCAGCAACAGAATCTTACTGAACAGTTTCTTAACAG ATCTATCCAGAAACTAGGAGAATTAAATATGGGTATGGACAGTCTTGGAAATGATGTACAAGCACTTAGCCAGCAATGTAATGGGAGCAAAGGGAATGCATCTACCAATCCAGCAAGTAACTTCACATCACCACCCTCAGATGGCAGTCAGAGGATAGCAAGTGATAGCCCAAATGTTAATACAAGCACTCCTCGAAAGTGTGGATCAGCCAATCAGATCCCCTTTCCTGAAGAGTCACCTGTACAGGGGAACCAAAC TGTATCAGCACATGCTGTCACTCAGCCACAGCTGGAAGACGCTTTGGGGAATTTAGCTAAGGCAAGAGGTGATGAG GATGACAAATCAAAAAAGCAATTCATTTGCATCAATACTCTAGAAGACACACAGGCTGTCAGAGCTGTAGCCTTTCATCCCAGTGGGAGTTTATATGCTGTTGGCTCCAACTCTAAAACTTTGAGAGTTTGTGCCTATCCAGAAGTAATTGACCCAAG tGCTTATAATACTCCTAAACAACCTGTAGTTCGCTTCAAAAGGAATAAGCATCATAAAGGATCAATCTACTGTGTAGCCTGGAGTCCCTGTGGACAGCTGTTAGCTACTGGTTCTAATGATAAATATGTGAAAGTCCTGCCTTTTAATGCAGAAACTTGTAATGCAACAG gaCCAGATTTGGAATTCAGCATGCACGATGGGACAATCAGAGACCTTGCTTTCATGGAAGGCCCAGAAAGTGGTGGTGCTATTTTAAtaagtgctggagcaggggactGCAATATTTACACAACAGATTGTCAGCGAGGACAAGGCCTGCATGCCCTGAGTGGTCACACTG GTCATATTTTAGCACTTTATACATGGAGTGGCTGGATGATTGCATCTGGATCCCAAGACAAGACTGTAAGATTTTGGGATTTGAGAGTGCCAAGCTGTGTTCGTGTTGTGGGAACAACGTTTCATGGAACAG gcAGTGCTGTAGCCTCAGTAGCTGTTGATCCCAGCGGGCGACTCCTGGCTACAGGCCAGGAGGACTCCAGCTGTATGTTGTACGACATCCGGGGGGGTCGGATGGTGCAGAGCTACCACCCCCACTCCAGCGACGTTCGCTCCGTTCGCTTCTCCCCGGGGGCTCACTACTTGCTCACGGGGTCATACGATATGAAGATCAAGGTGACAGACTTGCAAG GGGACCTCACGAAGCAGCTTCCTCTGATGGTGGTAGGAGAGCACAAGGACAAAGTTATCCAGTGCAGGTGGCACACGCAAGATCTTTCCTTCTTGTCGTCGTCTGCAGACAGGACTGTAACCCTTTGGACCTACAATGGTTAG